One Fusarium poae strain DAOMC 252244 chromosome 4, whole genome shotgun sequence DNA window includes the following coding sequences:
- a CDS encoding hypothetical protein (SECRETED:SignalP(1-22)): protein MWSRVIPRHVVLFALLAGDTSARKQDVDCPDGKTLLQIQPIRLVEGSKTSYTTETRTFLIPADASFVTTTLFGDGPETIYTIPPQGTPPVGTIIVKSPKTTVTSIIPSLAARRTRTLTPSRSGDPTTVVVEQPDIPYKTITRTGNSDTRTTRTVQPDNGDETGTIVVEIPRETAPYVTVTRTGTLTVPVTSTLPPTDPNGISTVFVIIPPETVTYTDTRQADTSDTLSSSRPYTTFTRTGTGALPRTYTQTPDGPGETGTVVVELAFVRFNTITDSWTGSTTRTFTVLPPDPSQTGTVMIQVPAEATPYVTTTRAGTGSLTQTSTLIPTRPGQTGTVIIEVPPDSTPYTTTTRTGTDSTTRTTTERPSRPGQTGLVIIELPTDNARYATATRYGTASITKYITQLPSSPEETGLVIIEVPLDNAQYATTTRTGTGTTTRYITEPPAAPGETGRVVIEMPAVNLRFASTSMFGTATTTRYITQLPSDPNETGLVIIEVPMDNIRYITTTTTGSASTTRYITQTPSKPGQTGIVIVQLPAQEIPFVTTTSFGSASTAYTTTQSPTGTEQTGTVIVVRPQRYTTTTSYGSISGPSTTTKQPEAPGQTGTIIVVLPQLFITTTRYGSGSLLSTTTRQPQRPGQPGTVIVSVPQRFTTTTRYGSVSRASTITRQPDVLGETGTVIIIAPQRFTTTTRYGSVSRSTTVTQEPDILGQTGTVIVVRPQRFSTTTRYGSVSGPTTVTQQPDIPEQTGTVIVVLPQRFTTTTSYGTTSSTTTQQPDIPGQTGTVIVVVPQRYTTSTRYGSATVPSTTTQDPGRPGQTGTIIIDLPQPFTTTTRYGSVTSRTTTTRAPGTAGQTGTVIVYLPQSVVTLTRTYTGTSTLTGPTAVTTISPSGPTPGTVIIEIPGPGLVTNTRQYTGTSFLTGPITFTTVPPSGTRPGTVIVETPGPGPGLVTSTRQYTGTSTFTGAITITITPSGSVPGTIIIETPPPSTVTTTRQYTGTSTLTRPLTFTVPPSGTVPGTVIIETPPPSTVTTTQLYTGSSTLTGPITFTIPASGTTPGTVIVETPPRAPVTSTRQYTGTSTLTGPITVTTIPPSGTVPGTVIIETPPPEPVTSTRQYTGTLTLTGPITVTTVPPSGTIPGTIIIETPPPEPVTSTRQYTGTSALTGPITVTTVPPSGTVPGTVIIETPPPGTVTITRQYTGTSVLTGAATVTTISPSGTEPGMVIIETPPPEPVTSTRLFVR from the exons ATGTGGTCTCGTGTCATTCCACGTCATGTGGTTCTATTTGCTTTACTTGCTGGTGATACATCAGCTCGGAAGCAAGATGTTGACTGTCCCGATGGGAAAACGCTTCTCCAAATCCAACCAATTAGGCTTGTTGAAGGGTCAAAGACTTCTTATACAACAGAGACCAG GACATTTTTGATACCAGCAGATGCGTCTTTTGTAACCACCACCTTATTTGGCGATGGGCCCGAGACTATTTACACTATTCCTCCCCAAGGCACACCGCCGGTGGGAACGATAATTGTAAAATCACCAAAAACTACTGTTACCTCGATTATCCCCTCCTTGGCAGCCAGGCGCACTCGCACCCTGACTCCTAGTCGATCAGGGGACCCTACTACTGTCGTCGTTGAACAGCCGGATATCCCTTATAAAACCATCACTCGCACAGGAAACTCCGACACTCGTACGACAAGAACCGTCCAACCAGACAACGGGGATGAGACCGGTACTATTGTCGTTGAAATTCCAAGGGAGACAGCTCCTTACGTTACTGTCACTCGAACGGGCACTCTTACTGTTCCTGTAACATCCACACTACCCCCAACTGATCCCAATGGCATCAGTACTGTTTTTGTTATCATCCCACCAGAGACTGTTACCTACACGGATACTAGACAAGCGGACACAAGCGATACCTTGTCCTCCTCTAGGCCATACACAACGTTCACAAGAACTGGAACGGGAGCTTTGCCGAGGACATACACCCAGACACCGGATGGTCCTGGCGAGACGGGTACTGTCGTCGTCGAGCTTGCTTTTGTAAGGTTCAATACGATCACAGACAGTTGGACGGGTTCAACCACGCGGACTTTCACTGTACTTCCCCCCGATCCCAGTCAGACTGGTACCGTGATGATTCAGGTCCCAGCCGAGGCTACTCCTTATGTCACAACAACTAGGGCTGGCACTGGAAGCCTTACTCAAACTAGTACTCTGATACCTACCAGGCCAGGACAGACCGGTACAGTGATTATCGAGGTGCCTCCTGACAGCACTCCTTACACGACAACGACGAGAACAGGCACTGATAGTACCACCCGAACGACTACAGAACGTCCTTCACGCCCCGGACAAACGGGTTTAGTAATCATCGAACTTCCCACTGATAATGCTAGGTATGCAACAGCTACAAGATACGGCACCGCTTCCATCACCAAATATATCACTCAATTACCCTCAAGTCCTGAAGAGACTGGCTTGGTCATTATCGAGGTACCTCTAGACAATGCCCAATATGCCACAACTACAAGGACAGGTACGGGTACTACGACTAGATATATCACCGAGCCACCCGCAGCCCCAGGAGAAACTGGTAGAGTGGTTATAGAGATGCCAGCAGTAAATCTACGCTTTGCTTCAACTTCGATGTTTGGTACTGCAACCACTACCAGATACATAACTCAGCTACCTTCAGACCCCAATGAGACTGGCCTCGTAATCATCGAGGTACCCATGGACAATATCCGCTATATAACAACTACAACCACAGGTTCTGCTAGTACTACCAGGTACATCACTCAGACACCGAGTAAACCTGGTCAGACTGGAATTGTGATTGTTCAACTCCCCGCTCAGGAAATTCCTTTTGTCACAACCACATCCTTCGGATCTGCTTCAACAGCTTATACAACAACTCAAAGCCCTACGGGCACCGAACAAACCGGTACAGTAATTGTTGTTCGCCCGCAAAGGTATACCACAACAACCAGCTACGGAAGTATCTCGGgcccatcaacaacaactaaACAACCTGAGGCTCCTGGCCAAACCGGAACTATTATTGTAGTTCTGCCTCAACTCTTCATCACGACCACTCGTTACGGAAGTGGATCTCTCCTTTCAACAACGACGCGACAGCCACAAAGACCTGGGCAACCCGGAACTGTGATCGTCTCTGTCCCCCAACGATTTACAACGACGACTAGATACGGAAGTGTGTCAAGAGCCTCGACAATAACACGCCAACCTGATGTTTTGGGGGAGACTGGGACCGTGATTATCATTGCTCCGCAGCGGTTTACAACAACAACCCGCTACGGAAGTGTCTCACGCTCCACAACTGTAACCCAAGAACCTGATATTCTAGGGCAGACTGGTACTGTTATCGTTGTTCGCCCTCAACGATTTTCAACAACCACTCGGTACGGTAGCGTCTCAGGCCCCACAACAGTAACTCAACAACCCGATATCCCAGAGCAAACTGGAACTGTCATTGTTGTCCTTCCCCAGCGCTTTACAACAACTACAAGTTACGGGACTACATCCTCTACAACAACCCAGCAACCTGATATCCCAGGACAAACCGGAACTGTCATTGTCGTTGTCCCTCAGCGATACACAACAAGTACTCGATATGGGAGCGCCACAGTCCCTTCAACCACGACCCAAGATCCTGGAAGACCTGGACAGACCGGAACTATCATCATTGATCTTCCACAGCCTTTCACTACAACAACTCGCTATGGAAGTGTCACTAGCCGTACTACTACTACGCGAGCCCCGGGAACAGCTGGACAGACAGGCACTGTTATCGTTTATCTTCCCCAGTCGGTCGTGACCCTCACTCGAACTTATACAGGAACATCGACTTTGACCGGGCCAACTGCTGTTACCACTATCTCACCTTCGGGTCCCACCCCTGGCACAGTCATCATTGAGATACCGGGACCTGGTCTAGTGACAAACACCCGGCAATACACTGGAACATCCTTTTTGACTGGACCAATAACTTTCACTACAGTGCCACCTTCAGGTACAAGACCCGGTACAGTCATTGTAGAGACGCCAGGACCAGGGCCTGGTTTAGTCACTAGCACTCGCCAATACACCGGCACGTCTACCTTCACTGGCGCAATAACAATCACTATCACCCCTTCGGGATCTGTCCCTGGTACAATTATTATTGAAACTCCACCTCCGAGCACGGTCACGACGACGCGGCAATACACTGGTACTTCAACCTTGACTAGGCCGCTAACATTTACCGTTCCGCCTTCTGGAACTGTTCCCGGCACAGTGATTATTGAGACGCCGCCCCCCAGCACAGTCACAACAACACAACTGTACACTGGTTCGTCCACATTGACAGGCCCGATAACATTCACTATCCCGGCTTCTGGTACTACGCCAGGGACCGTTATCGTCGAAACTCCGCCTCGGGCCCCAGTCACTAGCACCCGTCAATACACTGGCACGTCAACCCTAACTGGGCCCATAACTGTAACAACCATCCCTCCTTCAGGGACAGTACCTGGAACAGTTATCATCGAAACTCCACCTCCTGAACCAGTTACCAGCACTAGGCAGTATACTGGCACATTAACCTTGACTGGCCCGATTACTGTAACAACTGTACCTCCATCAGGGACTATACCTGGCACAATCATCATTGAGACTCCACCTCCTGAGCCGGTTACTAGCACTCGGCAGTATACTGGTACGTCAGCTTTGACTGGTCCTATTACTGTTACAACTGTTCCGCCGTCGGGAACTGTGCCAGGTACAGTCATTATCGAAACTCCACCTCCTGGGACAGTCACTATCACGCGACAATATACTGGAACTTCAGTCTTAACTGGTGCAGCCACTGTGACAACAATCTCTCCGTCAGGAACTGAACCAGGGATGGTCATTATCGAGACCCCCCCTCCTGAACCTGTCACCAGTACGCGGCTTTTTGttaggtga
- a CDS encoding hypothetical protein (SECRETED:SignalP(1-24)): MQIAPRFFVGLFTVLASRPGLTNAALSGQIGEAVQGRYLAEEKFQLTASSVKDLDELDPQHAPLFYPESESNRQILSPQAPSKCKTFPGDALWPSDSVWKLLNLITGGALIKTVPIGASCYDSFGVYNKARCNHVTNQWSNSSLHLADPTSVMWPMYQGRTCMPVDKPDGNCTLGGYPSYVVDAHNVAHIQLAINLARSLNIRLVIKNTGHDFNGRSAGAGALSLWMHRFKSIEYIENYKTTSYSGPAMKVAAGVISSELYEAADKYGATVVGGEGMSVGYAGGYLAGGGHSPLSSIYGLGADQVMSIQVVTADGRFLTANEWQNTDLFWALRGGGGSTFGVVTSYTVKVFPKLKASIMSFAFGTSTTVSQETFWKAIRAFWERFPTFNKAGNYEYWGIMHGEGDALNFAMFPWFAPNHTLAELQALTAPLFKVWKGLGIEPQVTESEHDSFLGAWSAGFAREAVGGTSGKTAGRLFPSENFEDPAKFNKTFAALKSLSDKGGNIIGFGITGGPGPHPDNAVNPAWRNAAMWAISVIDFPEGSSWDVVSERSKTLTNDWMKPWRDATPGGGAYASEADVTEPDFQQSFYGSAKYRRLLHIKDQVDSKGLFYALQGVGSERWYVTDQVDGMPTQNGRLCRV; the protein is encoded by the exons ATGCAGATCGCTCCTCGTTTCTTCGTCGGGCTCTTTACTGTTCTAGCCTCACGTCCTGGGCTTACAAATGCAGCTTTATCTGGTCAGATTGGCGAGGCTGTCCAAGGCAGATACCTCGCCGAAGAGAAGTTTCAATTGACGGCTTCATCAGTCAAGGACCTCGATGAGCTTGATCCTCAACATGCGCCTCTTTTCTACCCTGAAAGCGAATCCAACAGACAGATTCTCAGTCCTCAAGCACCGAGTAAATGCAAAACATTTCCCGGAGACGCTCTTTGGCCTAGTGACTCCGTTTGGAAGTTACTTAATCTCATCACTGGAGGTGCTTTGATCAAGACTGTTCCCATTGGGGCATCATGCTACGACAGCTTTGGAGTCTATAACAAGGCTCGGTGCAATCATGTCACTAACCAATGGAGCAACTCTTCGCTTCA TCTTGCTGATCCAACTTCTGTCATGTGGCCAATGTATCAAGGCCGAACATGCATGCCCGTTGATAAACCTGATGGAAATTGTACACTGGGTGGTTACCCTTCCTACGTTGTTGACGCTCACAACGTCGCACATATACAACTAGCTATCAACCTAGCTCGATCTCTCAACATCCGACTCGTCATCAAAAACACTGGCCATGACTTCAACGGTCGTTCTGCTGGCGCGGGCGCATTATCTCTTTGGATGCATCGTTTCAAGAGTATTGAGTACATTGAAAACTACAAGACAACATCTTACAGTGGGCCAGCAATGAAGGTTGCTGCTGGTGTCATTAGTTCCGAGCTTTATGAGGCAGCTGATAAGTACGGCGCTACTGTCGTTGGAGGTGAAGGTATGAGTGTGGGCTACGCTGGTGGATATTTGGCTGGGGGTGGTCATTCACCTCTGTCATCTATCTATGGTCTAGGGGCGGATCAG GTTATGAGTATTCAAGTCGTGACTGCCGATGGCCGCTTTCTTACGGCCAATGAGTGGCAGAACACTGATCTTTTCTGGGCCCTTCGAGGTGGCGGTGGAAGCACATTTGGAGTTGTGACTTCATACACCGTCAAAGTCTTTCCCAAGCTCAAAGCGTCCATCATGAGTTTTGCATTCGGGACCAGCACGACTGTCTCTCAAGAAACATTCTGGAAAGCCATTCGAGCATTCTGGGAACGTTTTCCAACTTTCAATAAAGCTGGCAACTACGAATACTGGGGTATTATGCACGGTGAGGGTGATGCACTAAACTTTGCCATGTTCCCTTGGTTTGCTCCGAATCATACCCTTGCTGAGTTGCAGGCTCTAACAGCGCCTCTCTTTAAAGTCTGGAAGGGTCTTGGGATAGAGCCTCAAGTCACGGAGTCAGAGCATGATTCTTTCCTGGGTGCTTGGTCTGCTGGATTCGCACGCGAAGCTGTCGGAGGTACCAGTGGTAAGACAGCGGGCCGCCTCTTCCCCAG TGAAAACTTCGAAGATCCAGCCAAGTTTAACAAAACTTTTGCTGCGCTCAAGAGCCTGTCTGACAAAGGTGGGAACATCATCGGATTTGGTATCACTGGCGGTCCGGGTCCCCATCCGGACAACGCCGTAAACCCTGCTTGGCGAAATGCAGCCATGTGGGCAATTTCAGTCATTGACTTCCCTGAAGGTAGTTCATGGGATGTTGTTTCTGAGAGGAGCAAGACTCTGACAAATGACTGGATGAAACCTTGGAGAGATGCCACTCCCGGTGGTGGCGCGTATGCTTCTGAGGCCGATGTCACGGAGCCTGATTTTCAGCAGTCTTTTTATGGCTCTGCGAAATACCGGAGACTTCTCCATATCAAGGACCAGGTTGATTCCAAAGGGCTTTTCTATGCTCTCCAGGGCGTGGGAAGTGAGAGATGGTATGTCACGGATCAAGTTGATGGAATGCCTACTCAAAATGGACGACTATGCAGAGTATAA
- a CDS encoding hypothetical protein (SECRETED:SignalP(1-17)) translates to MKFSVAALLTAAASVSAVSNFEVRDFTASCVPHSTFCNYSFKVIQPNSMETWKNAVECSARAQSTDYSLPNIKDAKCKDSSRTFSITRISKGLGFIISQPISPKSDTIGDYLIPLDQIVTKKENNAEVQAYNGPKSFKLTQRL, encoded by the exons ATGAAGTTCTCCGTCGCCGCCCTTCTCACCGCCGCTGCCTCTGTCTCAGCTGTCTCCAACTTTGAGGTTCGAGACTTTACCGCCAGCTGCGTTCCTCACAGCACCTTCTGCAA CTACTCCTTCAAGGTCATCCAGCCCAACTCCATGGAAACCTGGAAGAACGCCGTCGAGTGCAGCGCCCGAGCTCAGTCCACCGACTACTCTCTTCCCAACATCAAGGACGCCAAGTGCAAGGATTCTTCTCGAACCTTCTCCATCACCCGTATCAGCAAGGGTCTGGGTTTCATCATCTCTCAGCCTATCAGCCCCAAGAGCGACACCATCGGAGACTACTTGATTCCCCTGGATCAGATTGTTACGAAGAAGGAGAACAACGCTGAGGTCCAGGCCTACAACGGACCCAAGAGCTTCAAGCTCACCCAGCGCCTCTAG